A window of the Oncorhynchus mykiss isolate Arlee chromosome 15, USDA_OmykA_1.1, whole genome shotgun sequence genome harbors these coding sequences:
- the LOC118938898 gene encoding extensin-like, protein MLGQTIVDAVGLNETPPSHDPTVTGPHRHRTPPSQDPTVTGPHRHRTPLSQDPTVTAPHRHMTPSHDPTVTGPHCHRTPPSQDPTGPHRTPPSQDPTVTGPHRHRTPPSQDQTVTAPRRHMTPPSQDPTSQEPTVTGPHRTPPSQHPTATGPHRHRTTPSQDPTGPHRHRTPPSQDPTVTGPHRHRTPQDHTITGPHRTTPSFI, encoded by the exons ATGTTAGGACAGACGATAGTGGACGCTGTAGGTCTGAATGA GACCCCACCGTCACATGACCCCACCGTCACAGGACCCCACCGTCACAGGACCCCACCGTCACAGGACCCCACCGTCACAGGACCCCACCGTCACAGGACCCCACTGTCACAGGACCCCACCGTCACAGCACCCCACCGTCACATGACCCCGTCACATGACCCCACCGTCACAGGACCCCACTGTCACAGGACCCCACCGTCACAGGACCCCACAGGACCCCACAGGACCCCACCGTCACAGGACCCCACCGTCACAGGACCCCACCGTCACAGGACGCCACCGTCACAGGACCAGACCGTCACAGCACCCCGCCGTCACATGACCCCACCGTCACAGGACCCCACGTCACAGGAACCCACCGTCACAGGACCCCACAGAACCCCACCGTCACAGCACCCCACCGCCACAGGACCCCACCGTCACAGGACCACACCGTCACAGGACCCCACAGGACCCCACCGTCACAGGACCCCACCGTCACAGGACCCCACCGTCACAGGACCCCACCGTCACAGGACCCCACAGGACCACACCATCACAGGACCCCACAGGACCACACCGTCATTCATTTAG